In Candidatus Eisenbacteria bacterium, the DNA window GGGCCATATCCAGAAGCGGCTGGCCGTCTGGCGCGAGCGGCATCCGGGCGTGGAGCAGCTCCGCATCGCCGTCATGGGCTGCGTGGTGAACGGGCCGGGCGAGAGCAAGCACGCGGACATCGGGATCTCGCTGCCGGGCACCGGCGAGGAACCGAAAGCGCCGGTCTACGTGGACGGCAAGCTCCAGACCACGCTCAAGGGCGAGACGATCGCCGAGGACTTCGCGCGGATCCTGGACGACTACGTGGCGCGGCGGTTCGCGTCGCCGACTACTTGAGCAGGATGACGCTGCGATTCATCTCGGTGCGGCCCACCCGCAGTCTCAGGAAGTACATCCCCGCGGGCAGATCCTGCGCGGCGAACATCGCGCTGTGCGCCCCCGCCGGCATCTGCGCGTCGATCAGGCTCCGCACGCGCTGACCCGCGACGTTGAACACCTGAAGCTGAACGCGGTCGGCGCGCGGCAGCGTGAAGCGGACCGCCGACGCAAGACGGAATGGGTTGGGCCCCGCTCCGCGGAACTCGATGCCGCCGGAGAGATCG includes these proteins:
- a CDS encoding flavodoxin-dependent (E)-4-hydroxy-3-methylbut-2-enyl-diphosphate synthase yields the protein GHIQKRLAVWRERHPGVEQLRIAVMGCVVNGPGESKHADIGISLPGTGEEPKAPVYVDGKLQTTLKGETIAEDFARILDDYVARRFASPTT